TCGCATGAAGCCCGATGAATTGGAACTGCTGTTCAGAGGCTATGCAGATTTGCCAGCGCGAAGTCTCCAAGGTGGTTTGTCAAAAttactttttcattatttttacaaaGTTTCTGGaggcctttttattttttttattgcttagatgggtagacgagctcacagtctacctggtgttaagtggttactggagcccatagatatctacaaagtaaatgcgccacccaccttgaggtataagttctaaggtctcaagtatagttacaacggctgccctacccttcaaaccgaaacgcattgctgcttcacggcagaaataggcggggtggtggtacctacccgtgcgaactcacaagaggtcctaccaccagtaaaacagcaAAGTGGAGATGGAGATACTCCCTTTGTCTCCTTTTTCATTCCCTTGGTGGGTTTGGAAAACTGACGGTCCGAatattattgttcggaacttttatATGTTCCCCTCTTGgtaatgtcgttagcgagaccaggcatctgtcaaatacctTGTGTTCTATCATGGCTACTGCGATAAACTTATTACGTTAATGTATTTACAAAAGCAAGAATGTTTTGTGTTTATAATCACACTCGAATTATATTGTCTTCGAACGGTTAGTAGCATTAGAATGTGGTCACTCCTCGTTGTTTTTACAGCGTTATGGCATCCTCCTAAAGGTTTGCAGTCTCGTTAGCGTTAGACCGCCGCTCGGCGTGCCTGTGGCGCTGTTGATGTCCATGACAATTGGACTGTACAATGTCTCAGTTTTCACAGTAGatcgactgccccacccttcaatccgaaacgaattgaaatgaaatacgtacttaacaaatgttcacgattgacttccgcgatgaaggaataacatcgtgtaataaaaatcagggccacaaagttataatttgcgtaattactgatagtaggacatcttgtgagtccgcacggataggtaccaccaccccgcctatttctaccgtgaagccgtaatgcgtttcagaaataggcggggttgtggtatctacccgtgcgatcACACAAGTCCTgccaccaaaaaataaaaaaagcaaaaaaaaagttaattttttttttcattatttcagaGAACAAAGAATCGTCACAAATAATCTTTCCGTTCGCACAGAGTGTAACTAAAGCGATTAAACAAGAAAATGTGGATCACGATAAGGGTTTGTCATTAATTATACGTTTTTCTTTTCTTGCGTTCATTTTTCAACTCTTGTAGGTAGCTAGCTAGCAATATAAGCTCTATTTTTTCGAATGCCCCAAGTGGACAAGTTTGTCTTGAACGTTATTAATGATCCTAGTTGTTGGGTATATTAATCTACCCTTTCCTATTTAAAGGCATAAAATGGATCTTtcgttttcaaaaaaaaagcACCTACATACTTGTCAAATATGGCCGCCAAAGATGAAGCAAAATGACAGCTTTTGAGACGTCATATCGTGATTGCCGCCAATCGCTTTCAGATATGAGGTTGAAACCTCAATTTATGTACCTAAAGGACTTTTTTGCGCCGATGACGTTTTCATGAAATTAAGGAAATTTGTGTAGCCTGATCATTCTGAAAATAGTCTATCGGTGGTTTGAAATATTTACACCTAATGTCTTTGATCCACCTTGATGAACCACTTTGATAAACCATCGGCAGGCAGCCCGGACCCTGTCCAATAATCTAGGCCACTGATCTTTAGCCCGACCAGGTGATCAATTATAATACCTAACTAAAGTGTTATTTCTACAATCATAAAgctaatttatttctaaatcgTATCTGCATTAACGCAATCTCTTAGAACTGTGTCACATAGCTTTTATCTCATAGGCATGGCGAATTTCTTGCATCCAATTCCCGAGACGAAATCCGGCGCTGAAGATGTACCGGCCGGCATGAGACTTCACGGGACCAGAGCACGACTGTACACTTCGGTGCTGGCCGGGGCTAGCACAGAACAGACCGAGTAAGTCGTgtttttaagtatgtttttGAGTAAATTATGGCGGGTAGgcaagttttttttcctacttatgctgataacTGTGACGGATCTTGAGGGAAAATACTTGTTATCATCGATTAATACGACATTTTCTTCCGTATGACCGTGTATTTAccatatttacaatattaactGAAGTAAAACTAAAAAGCGCCAACCAGTTCGTTTCACATATTTTTAACAAGTGTTTTTTTCTTAAGACCGTGTTGCTAGACTCAGATCACAAGTTACGTTCCGTGacaatagccttgagaggctatttcagatttccttgacgtgtaggtgagctctcggggcttaaATCggaagtattgctaacactggccctagcaagagcagtgcttcgcagaatctaccaccggatcggaaacgcgactgagaagatccgggtaGGCAAGTACTTGCTCACGACTAAGCGCAGCTCCACATCGTATGACGCTTACGTCATATCACCTGACGACTGACGTTTGTACCGACCGGTATTATTGTCAATTAGTTTTTGTCTTTAAGTGCGTGTTGTGACTATTTTTATTGAGCATGCTTGGTAAAATTGACTCTTAActgttaaattgtaatttaaaatggtCATGACCTAAAGAAATATGTTATCTAGCGATGCGATTATCCTGGTATTGAAAAATCGCACGGAGatcaaattttttaatgaattacgtacttaacTATACTAGTTTATCAAGTATTGTAATGAAAATTTAGTGCCCCATTGATACAAATTATTGCGTACCTACTACTGACGTACCTATTCTACATATCAACAACTTATTTCTGCCACCAATCAATCGTATATTCCACTTTGAAGCGGTTATTTCAAGGCTTTTGATCTCCCGACGGGCAATGAATAATTCTGCTCGCTTACATGAGCCTAATCCCTTATTTTTCAGGGAAATAGCCGTCAATGATTACGATGCGACTGTACCAGAAGATCTTCCGGACGACGAGGTTCCACTGAACGAGGAACTACAGATTATTTTGCCTCCACGCTGCGATGACGTCACTGCCGAATCATCAGTAACCAAGACAGGCTGACGCAAAATGAATAGTAAATCTATTGCAATACAGCACAAATTAATTGATGAAGTTTATACGTGACACGTTGAAGTTAAAGGTGCGCAGGAAAGCTACGAAATTAATACAAAAGTCGAGAAAGAAATTTGCCAAGCTGCTCATGTATATGCACTGGATTTTGGATGATCTCATTCCAGTAACTTAGGAATATCCTTGATCTCTGTgataaattacataataaatttattttatactataacTAGAGTTTGAACCTGAAAACAACAAAACTATCTGCtaaaagcgataaaaaaaattcctaTCCCTgttggtagccttgagaggctattttagcttcaccctaatgtgtagttgagctcacggggctcaaaccgggagtgttgctaacactaaccctagcaagagtagtgcttcacagaatctaccaccggatcggagacgcagcccactgagaagatccggcgagaaattcagtgggctgggAAGCGATactataattcaatattaacatGAATCCCACTGATCCAGCTTGAGACATAACAGGTTGggggaaaagtttcttcgcattttttaagaaaattcacaacattttttaatatagtttatttacatttaactaaagtatgtaggtatcattttgttcgataactttttgccatcttgtaggtagggacatgatcccattgctatagaaattttgtggcttctgatcaaaataccgcgacaattggttttggcagtcctctcgtgatgttaacctgactcTGCCTAAAGAtatctgaagagaccgaaacaggtggaaatctgaaggtgcaaggtcatacatactataatgcgaaaagactttttccccaacctattattgtCGAAGTCTGTATAATAATGGAATGAATGGTCGCAGACGGTCATCTGACCGCAAACTAGCCTTCTCGGTAATATAAGAACCGATACACCCTAAATACACATATTCGTTT
The Bombyx mori chromosome 5, ASM3026992v2 DNA segment above includes these coding regions:
- the LOC101737593 gene encoding uncharacterized protein LOC101737593; amino-acid sequence: MKLLQEYNNIIISATKHEIANMKDGSCDLKKKSNNSLQMNPVASGDNVTTGLSAHRLKEELPLLVPCCEGRELQISEDLVRSGLSAISVKHDSALQCLSMSNCETLQVPPGIVKHRNSFRSLHRPDLKRVPYLRRMKPDELELLFRGYADLPARSLQENKESSQIIFPFAQSVTKAIKQENVDHDKGMANFLHPIPETKSGAEDVPAGMRLHGTRARLYTSVLAGASTEQTEEIAVNDYDATVPEDLPDDEVPLNEELQIILPPRCDDVTAESSVTKTG